The Desulfoscipio gibsoniae DSM 7213 genome contains a region encoding:
- the acs gene encoding acetate--CoA ligase alpha subunit encodes MIDLTSMSRPQSVAVVGASPKPGKIGHTILGNVISSGYKGKIFPINPKEKEIAGYKTYTAVSEVPEPVDLAVIAVPAARVLDVVRDCGQAGVKSLVVITAGFKEVGAQGLEMEKQLVESCRKYGMRLLGPNVVGIIDTHTPINASFSATFPQQGEIAFLSQSGAMLVAILDWSASIGIGFSKVVSLGNKADLSEIEFIEDAAADPHTKVILCYIEDIVDGPRFLDVASRASRKKPVIVIKSGTSQAGAKAASSHTGALAGSDLAYDVAFRQCGILRARTMTELFDLAVAFAKAPVPKGNRVAIVTNSGGPGIIATDNVEAKGLQMASFDKATIEELRANLPAEANIYNPVDVLGDAKADRYKFALQKVCADPNVDSVVVLMCPVGVTEPIETTEALLEMRQSFPEKPIFAAYMGGETLAGGAAMLAKAGVPCFTFPEPAIASISGLVRYNEVLDVPKGNGNQDLANIDRKGVKAIFYDVIKDNRLVLLGSEATEIAKCYGIPAAPVVLATSPDEAAAEADKMGYPVVLKVASPKILHKTDVGGVHIGLNTAEEVRHAFVEIMENVHGYMPQAVIYGVEVQKMMPKGTELIIGMTRDIQFGPLIAFGLGGIYVNLIKDVSFRLARGLTAREIEHMLRETKAYTLLRGYRGEKPRDIEALADTIRRVAELVNDFPEISEMDINPVFAYENGLSALDIKITIS; translated from the coding sequence GTGATTGATCTCACAAGTATGAGCAGGCCACAATCAGTGGCCGTGGTGGGGGCTAGCCCTAAACCAGGCAAAATTGGTCATACTATTTTAGGGAATGTTATTAGTAGCGGTTATAAAGGAAAAATATTTCCTATTAACCCCAAGGAAAAGGAAATAGCCGGTTATAAGACATATACCGCTGTTTCCGAGGTGCCTGAACCTGTGGATTTGGCGGTAATTGCTGTACCGGCAGCACGGGTGCTGGATGTGGTCCGTGACTGTGGACAGGCCGGGGTGAAAAGCCTGGTGGTGATTACAGCCGGTTTTAAGGAAGTTGGTGCCCAGGGTCTGGAAATGGAGAAACAACTGGTGGAATCCTGCCGTAAATACGGTATGCGTTTGCTGGGGCCCAACGTGGTAGGTATTATTGATACCCATACGCCGATAAACGCCTCTTTTTCCGCCACTTTCCCTCAGCAGGGAGAGATAGCCTTTTTATCACAAAGCGGTGCTATGCTGGTGGCTATTTTAGACTGGAGCGCTTCGATTGGAATTGGTTTTAGTAAAGTAGTCAGTTTGGGCAACAAGGCTGATTTGTCGGAAATTGAATTTATTGAAGATGCTGCTGCTGATCCCCATACTAAAGTAATATTGTGCTACATAGAAGATATAGTGGACGGGCCACGATTTTTGGATGTAGCATCCCGGGCGTCACGTAAAAAACCTGTAATTGTGATTAAGTCGGGGACCAGCCAGGCCGGTGCCAAGGCTGCTTCTTCTCATACCGGGGCTCTGGCCGGCAGTGATTTGGCTTATGATGTCGCTTTTCGCCAGTGTGGTATTTTAAGGGCCCGTACCATGACCGAACTTTTTGATCTTGCTGTGGCCTTTGCCAAAGCGCCTGTGCCGAAGGGCAACCGGGTGGCCATTGTTACCAATTCCGGTGGCCCGGGGATTATCGCCACTGATAACGTGGAGGCCAAAGGGCTGCAAATGGCCAGTTTTGATAAAGCAACCATTGAAGAGTTACGGGCTAATCTGCCGGCAGAAGCTAATATCTATAACCCGGTGGATGTGCTGGGAGATGCAAAAGCAGATCGGTATAAATTTGCTCTGCAAAAAGTTTGCGCCGACCCCAATGTTGATAGTGTTGTGGTTTTGATGTGCCCCGTGGGGGTTACTGAGCCCATTGAAACTACCGAAGCCCTGTTGGAAATGCGCCAATCATTTCCCGAAAAACCTATTTTCGCCGCATATATGGGTGGTGAAACCCTGGCTGGTGGCGCTGCCATGCTGGCTAAAGCCGGTGTGCCCTGCTTTACATTCCCCGAGCCGGCTATTGCTTCGATCAGCGGTCTGGTACGTTATAACGAAGTATTGGATGTTCCCAAGGGGAATGGTAACCAAGATTTGGCGAATATTGATCGTAAAGGTGTAAAAGCAATATTTTATGACGTAATTAAAGATAACCGGCTTGTGCTTTTGGGCAGCGAAGCGACAGAGATAGCCAAGTGTTATGGTATACCGGCGGCGCCGGTGGTGCTGGCTACATCTCCGGATGAAGCCGCAGCGGAAGCCGATAAAATGGGATATCCGGTGGTACTTAAAGTAGCATCTCCTAAAATATTGCATAAGACTGATGTGGGTGGGGTGCATATAGGCCTGAACACAGCGGAGGAAGTGCGCCACGCTTTTGTGGAAATAATGGAGAACGTGCATGGCTATATGCCCCAGGCGGTTATATACGGTGTCGAAGTGCAAAAAATGATGCCCAAGGGTACCGAGTTAATAATTGGTATGACCCGGGATATCCAATTTGGGCCGTTAATTGCTTTCGGGTTGGGCGGTATTTATGTTAATCTAATTAAAGATGTCAGCTTCCGCCTGGCCCGTGGGCTAACTGCCAGGGAAATTGAACATATGTTGCGAGAGACCAAGGCTTACACTTTGCTTCGGGGCTATCGCGGTGAAAAACCCCGGGATATAGAAGCACTGGCGGACACCATCAGACGTGTTGCCGAGCTGGTTAATGATTTCCCGGAGATCTCGGAGATGGACATTAACCCGGTATTTGCATACGAAAACGGGCTTTCCGCCCTGGATATAAAAATCACCATATCGTGA
- a CDS encoding DUF5320 domain-containing protein: MPRGGFGYGYGYGMGNAPGFGFGRGMRGNYSANCRMYPWMPRHWWANSNVQNNMSSPFAAGFPQESEYLKNQAELLKAQLGEIEKRLNQLDKKDIDNNV, encoded by the coding sequence ATGCCGAGAGGTGGTTTTGGATATGGATATGGATATGGTATGGGCAACGCGCCGGGATTTGGTTTTGGCCGCGGTATGAGGGGTAATTATAGTGCCAATTGCCGTATGTACCCGTGGATGCCCCGGCACTGGTGGGCAAACAGCAATGTTCAAAATAATATGTCCTCGCCGTTTGCAGCTGGTTTTCCGCAGGAAAGTGAATACCTCAAAAACCAGGCTGAGTTGTTAAAGGCTCAATTGGGAGAGATAGAAAAACGCCTGAATCAGCTAGATAAAAAAGATATCGATAATAATGTTTAA
- a CDS encoding NifB/NifX family molybdenum-iron cluster-binding protein yields the protein MKVAIASDGGNVAQHFGKCQEYAVFDVVDGRSENFSYIPNPGHQPGFLPKYLKGLNVDCIIAGGMGQKALNLFAENNIQPIVGISGEVKQVMEDYINGKLTSGASLCTHPDGQHHDCDGHC from the coding sequence ATGAAGGTAGCTATCGCCTCAGACGGAGGCAATGTAGCCCAGCATTTTGGCAAATGTCAGGAGTATGCAGTATTTGACGTGGTGGACGGGCGTTCCGAGAATTTTTCCTATATACCAAACCCGGGACACCAGCCGGGATTTTTACCCAAATATTTAAAAGGTTTAAATGTTGACTGCATTATAGCAGGTGGTATGGGACAAAAAGCATTAAATTTGTTTGCGGAAAATAATATTCAACCCATCGTGGGCATTTCCGGTGAAGTAAAACAGGTCATGGAAGACTATATCAACGGTAAGTTAACTTCGGGGGCAAGTTTATGCACCCATCCGGACGGCCAACATCATGACTGTGATGGTCATTGTTAA
- a CDS encoding DUF134 domain-containing protein → MPRPRKRRRVGFLPRVTYFQPVGLDEEFREELITVDEIEALRLKDMQGLDQENCAEHMDIAQSTFQRILTSARKKLSTAILEGKAIRIEGGDYKLMPYKLECDDCGHDWIKTNWSYPDDAIDCPRCGGKGKKWRGR, encoded by the coding sequence GTGCCACGACCGCGTAAAAGACGACGGGTAGGATTTTTACCCAGGGTTACATACTTTCAACCTGTTGGGTTGGATGAGGAATTCCGGGAAGAGTTGATCACTGTGGACGAAATAGAAGCCCTGCGGTTAAAAGATATGCAAGGTTTGGACCAGGAAAACTGTGCTGAGCACATGGATATTGCCCAGAGCACCTTTCAAAGGATTTTAACATCGGCCAGAAAAAAATTGAGTACGGCTATCTTGGAGGGTAAGGCCATACGCATAGAGGGCGGCGATTATAAATTAATGCCCTATAAACTGGAATGTGATGATTGTGGGCATGACTGGATAAAGACCAACTGGTCATATCCCGATGATGCTATCGACTGTCCCAGGTGCGGTGGCAAAGGAAAAAAATGGCGGGGCCGTTAG
- a CDS encoding PspC domain-containing protein: protein MARQIKRLYRSSRNSMLGGVCGGLAEYLDIDPNLVRVIYVIVSVASAAFPGILVYIVAWLVIPRDF from the coding sequence GTGGCCAGGCAAATTAAGCGCTTATATCGTTCCAGCCGCAATTCCATGCTGGGTGGAGTATGCGGTGGTTTGGCGGAGTATCTGGACATTGATCCCAATCTGGTACGGGTGATCTACGTAATTGTTTCAGTGGCCTCTGCTGCGTTTCCCGGTATTCTTGTTTATATAGTTGCCTGGCTGGTTATACCCCGGGATTTTTAA
- a CDS encoding rhomboid family intramembrane serine protease, whose translation MIPLRDSAKSQTFPIVNLSIIVLNLLIYIWEVTLEPYRLNQIYYILGLVPAEVLNAIFTGASFTPIVVSFITAMFIHGGWLHVIGNMLFLWVFGDNVEDRLGHLKYLLFYLVAGATGSLAHILTDPTSTIPVVGASGAVAGVLGAYIIAFPRSRILALVPIIIIFTLMEIPAVVFIALWFILQMFNGVASLGGAANTVAYWAHIGGFLMGIVLIKTMAPRVRGYFRP comes from the coding sequence TTGATTCCGCTCAGGGATAGCGCCAAGTCACAAACATTTCCCATAGTTAACTTGTCCATCATAGTTTTGAATCTGCTAATTTATATTTGGGAAGTAACTTTGGAACCGTACCGGCTGAACCAAATTTATTATATCCTGGGGCTGGTGCCGGCTGAAGTATTGAATGCAATTTTCACTGGGGCATCCTTTACACCGATAGTGGTTAGTTTTATTACGGCCATGTTTATTCACGGTGGATGGCTGCATGTTATCGGTAACATGCTATTCCTTTGGGTGTTTGGTGATAACGTGGAGGACCGGTTGGGTCATTTAAAGTACTTGTTATTTTACCTGGTTGCCGGGGCTACGGGCAGTTTGGCTCATATTCTCACCGACCCAACTTCCACTATTCCCGTGGTCGGTGCCAGCGGTGCGGTAGCCGGAGTGCTCGGCGCTTATATTATTGCTTTCCCCCGGTCACGTATACTGGCCCTGGTGCCCATTATAATTATTTTTACTTTAATGGAAATACCGGCGGTGGTTTTCATTGCTCTATGGTTCATTCTGCAGATGTTTAACGGCGTGGCTTCTCTGGGTGGAGCTGCCAATACCGTGGCTTACTGGGCCCATATAGGTGGTTTTTTAATGGGCATTGTATTGATAAAAACCATGGCTCCGCGTGTAAGGGGTTATTTTCGGCCCTAG
- the hisG gene encoding ATP phosphoribosyltransferase, which translates to MSVKLRLGLPKGSLQESTFQLFKRAGFNISVRSRSYYPSIDDPEIEVVLMRAQEIPRYVNEGVLDAGLSGLDWILENEADVVEVADLAYSKQTTNPIRVVMAVAENSGIKTVKDLEGKRIATELVRLTRSYLAKNGVTASVEFSYGATEVKVPQLVDAIVDITETGSSLRANKLVVIDTILVSTTRLHANHKAWADPFKKEKLQNLAVLLLGALRADSKVGLKMNLPKDKLDDILAILPAMKHPTVSQLINSDWLALEVVLDEKQVRDLIPALRRGGAQDIIEYPLNKVIP; encoded by the coding sequence ATGAGTGTCAAATTGCGACTGGGGTTACCCAAGGGCAGCCTACAAGAATCCACATTCCAGCTGTTTAAAAGGGCGGGATTTAATATTTCTGTACGCAGCCGCTCTTATTACCCATCTATAGATGACCCTGAAATCGAGGTTGTGCTGATGCGGGCACAGGAAATACCGCGCTATGTAAATGAAGGAGTATTGGATGCCGGCTTAAGTGGATTGGATTGGATTTTAGAAAATGAGGCCGATGTGGTGGAAGTGGCCGATCTGGCCTATTCCAAGCAGACTACCAACCCCATTCGGGTGGTGATGGCTGTGGCGGAAAACAGCGGCATAAAAACTGTAAAAGACCTGGAGGGCAAGCGTATAGCTACTGAGCTGGTGAGGCTGACTCGTAGTTACCTGGCCAAAAACGGTGTTACGGCATCTGTGGAATTTAGTTACGGGGCGACAGAGGTCAAAGTACCGCAACTGGTAGATGCCATTGTTGACATTACTGAAACGGGCAGCTCTCTGCGGGCCAATAAGCTTGTGGTAATTGACACTATATTGGTATCCACCACCCGTCTACATGCCAATCATAAGGCCTGGGCCGATCCTTTTAAAAAGGAGAAACTACAGAACCTTGCGGTGCTATTGCTGGGTGCGCTGCGTGCGGACTCTAAAGTGGGTTTGAAAATGAACCTACCCAAGGATAAGCTGGATGATATACTAGCTATATTGCCGGCGATGAAACACCCTACGGTGTCGCAGCTTATTAACAGCGATTGGTTGGCTCTGGAGGTCGTGCTTGATGAGAAGCAGGTGCGTGATCTTATCCCAGCGTTGCGCCGGGGAGGTGCTCAGGATATTATTGAATATCCACTGAATAAAGTAATCCCTTAG